In the Candidatus Deferrimicrobium sp. genome, GTTGAGCATGTTCTCCAGGCGAGATCGGAACAGGTCAGGTTGTGGTCGGGTGTCCGGGGGCGGTTTCGGCTGCATCTTTCACCGGGTTTTCGTGGATTTACTTCAATTCCCGGCAATTATTACACAAGACAAAGGCAATGAAAATCATTATTATTCAATATGTTGCAGGAATTTCAGGGACGACTACATATTGGGCTGCCAGAGCGCAAAGGCGCCGCCGCCCGAGCCGACCAGGACGCCGAACCACCTCATTCCTGGCACCTCGGTGACATCCTTCATCACGGTGGCGCCGAGCGCCCGGGGCCCTAGCGAGCGTCTCCGCGACGTCCTTGACGTGGATGTAGGGGAGCCACTGCGACGAAGTGTCCTGCTCCGGGCACGGCACCATCCCGCCTCCGGTCCCCTCGCCAACCTTGACGATCGTGTAGTTCATCCCCGGAACGTCCTCCAGCTTCCAGTCGAACAGCGCTCCGTAGAACGCCTTCGCCTTTTCGACGTCACCGATCATCAGTTCGACGTGAACGAACGGGTTCGCCATGATCGTTTCCTCCTGTGGGATTATGCGGCGCCCCGGCGGCTTTCAGGCGAACTGGAGGCCGCCTTGAAAGCACACCGCACGGTCATGGCCGAGGCGTCCCTGAAAGCAGGAAAGCCGATGCGGTGTGTATTTTCGGTCACGGATGGAGAGCCCGCATCGAGGAAGTGGATCTGGAAAAATTCCGGAAGGCCCTCAAGGCGGCGGAGATCCCCGCAGTTCATTTCCACGCCCTCCGACACTATTTTGGATCGCACCTGGTGGAAACCGGCGCCCCGCTCTCGACGGTACGCGATCTTCTGGGGCACTCCTCCCTCAGGATGACGGACCGGTACGTCCATTCGGATTCCGATGGTCTGGAAAGCATCAAAAAACTCGACAAAGCCGGAAAATTCGCAACTATCCCCGACCTCGAAACCGGGAGGTCTGAAAAAGTCCGGCGGAATCGGGTGGTTCTATGGTTCGTTCGATTTGCGATAGAATACCCCCGTGTACGGAAACGTGAAAAAAAGTTTCCTCACCGGGGTCTTCGTCCTCGTCCCCCTCGTGGTGTCGGTGACGCTCCTTCTCTGGTTCTTCGAGAAGGTCGACGGTCTTTTTTCTCCGGTGCTCGACGGGGTCGTCCGGGCGCTGTTTCCGGGCACGGATCATATTCCGGGAACGGGGGTCCTGGCCGGGCTCGTCATCATCCTGCTTCTGGGAATGCTGGCCCGGAACGTGGTGGGAAAGCGGCTCCTCGACGCGCTCGACCGGCTGATCCAGCGGATTCCCGGCTACCGCACCGTCTATTCGACCATCAAGCAACTCACGAACGCCTTCTCCCCCGAGAGCACGAAATCGTTCAAGGAGGTCCTCCTGGTGGAGTACCCGAAAGAGGGGTCGTACGCCCTCGGGTTCCGCACGATGACGGTGGAGGAGGGGGACCGCCGGCTGGTCGTCGTGTACGTTCCGACGAACAATCTCTATCTGGGCGAAGTGCTCTTCATCCCCGAGGGGAAAGCGGTCCGGCTCGAGATGTCGATCGAACAGGCGATCCGTCTTCTCATGTCGGGGGGGATCGCCGCGCCGCGGGAGCTGCGCCGGATGCAGGGTGGGGCTTGACAATGGGATCGACGGCCTCGTATGCTGATCGAACCATGATGAGTGCGAACGGGAATCGTCGGGAAGTCGGGTTGCTCGGGCTCGCTCTACTCCG is a window encoding:
- a CDS encoding VOC family protein translates to MANPFVHVELMIGDVEKAKAFYGALFDWKLEDVPGMNYTIVKVGEGTGGGMVPCPEQDTSSQWLPYIHVKDVAETLARAPGARRHRDEGCHRGARNEVVRRPGRLGRRRLCALAAQYVVVPEIPATY
- a CDS encoding DUF502 domain-containing protein → MKKSFLTGVFVLVPLVVSVTLLLWFFEKVDGLFSPVLDGVVRALFPGTDHIPGTGVLAGLVIILLLGMLARNVVGKRLLDALDRLIQRIPGYRTVYSTIKQLTNAFSPESTKSFKEVLLVEYPKEGSYALGFRTMTVEEGDRRLVVVYVPTNNLYLGEVLFIPEGKAVRLEMSIEQAIRLLMSGGIAAPRELRRMQGGA